A stretch of DNA from Vibrio sp. ED004:
ATACCATTCGCTTAGCCATTGTTAAGCTGTTTGTTCAACGCCTTTGACTCGATTTGTGACTTTAAGAATCAGAGACTTAATCTCACACTGAATCATTAACAATGCTGGTGTCAGAATCAGTGTAATAAACGTCGCAAACAAAATACCGTAGCCTAATGCCGCTGCCGCAGGAATCAGGAATTGAGCCTGCAAAGACGTTTCACTTAACAATGGCGTCAAACCTGCGAACGTCGTCACCGATGTAAGTAATACGGCTCTCAGTCGGCCTGAACACGCTTCAACAATTGCATCGTGAACCGATTTACCCTTTTCTTTGATTAGCTCGTTAAAACGAGAAACCAACAACAAGCTGTCATTCACCACCACGCCGCTCAACGCGAGAATACCATTTAACGATAGGATACTGATTGTTAAGTCATTCCACCAGTGTCCTAGGATTGCGCCAACAATACCAAATGGAATCGCCGTCATGATGATCACTGGCTGTATATAAGACTTCAGCGGGATAGCAAGCAGTGTGTAAATAGCAATCATAGCGAGCACAAACATACTCATCATCGAGCTAGCCGTCTCTTCTTGCTCTTCCGTTTCGCCTGCAAAATCGACCTTTAATCCCGGGTACTGCGCTTCTAGATCCGGTACTAATGTGTCTTGCAGCTGACGAACAAGCTCTGCCGGTGCCACCACGTCTTTATCTAATACTGCACTGATGTATACAGCACGTTGGCTATCAATGCGTGTGATCTCTGATACTTGGTAATCTGAATGTACTTCAGCAACCGAACTTAAAGGCACCACAGTACCATCGTTGGTTCTCACACTAGACTGCTTAATATCAGCAATGGTTTGACGATCGGATTCTGGGTAACGAACTCGAACTTTCACCTCATCCTTACCACGTTGGAACTGCTGAACGATGTCGCCACCAAACGCTTGTAACACTTGCTGTGAAAGACTTGCAGTATCAAACCCTAATGCTCGGCCTTGTTGTGTTAATTCAAAGCGATACTGAGGTTCGCCAAGATCCAAGTTATGATCAATGCCACTCACACCTTCAATAAATTGCAGCTTAGTTAAGAAATCATTGCCTGCTGCAGTCACTGATTCTTCGTTCCACGCTTTCAGTTCGACTTTGAAGTTGTCGACCATCTCCATTTTAGACAAGATTTTGAGCTTCTTAACCCCTTCCATTTGGCCAACAGCCTCTTGCCACGCATCTGCAAACTCGTTCGATGTATAAACACTGTCGCTGTCCAATTCAATTTTCACTTGGCCTGAATCATCGGCATCGGCGATAACTTGAAGGCTAAGCAATTCAGATGGTTCACCTTGAGCACCGTATTGAGATCTCAGTGTTTCATCGGTTTGTTTTGCTGCCGCTTCAAGCACTAGCAAATTTTGTTGTGTTTGACCAAAGCTTGCGTCATTTTGCATCGACATATCAGCCGTCACAGTGTCGCCTGGCATGTCAGGGAAGAACGCCACACGAACCGCGCCCGTCATTGGTAATCCTGCTACTAAGATTAGTAGCGACAAGAAAACCATCACCACGGCATAACGCAGTTTCAGCGCCCATTCAATCACAGGGCAGTAGATGCGCTTATTGAACCAACCTAATCCAGTATCGGCAGCATGTTGAACGCGAGCCCACAGCCCCTTCTTCTCACTGCGCTTGGTATTAATGTGTGCAAGGTGCGATGGCAGAATGAATTTAGACTCAACCAAAGACAGCAGTAAACAGATAGTCACGACCGTACCGAACTGAGCGTAAATCTGGCCCATTTTACCTTCAACGTTAGCGAGTGCTAAGAAGGCAACAACCGTCGTTAACACACCAAATATGGTCGGTGATGCCACTTTCATTGTGCCTCGAATGGTACTGCCTATCGAGTCGCCTTCTTCTTTGCGCGTGGAGTAGATACTTTCCCCGACCACAACGGCATCATCGACCACTATCCCGAGCGCCATAATGAAACCAAAGGTGGTCATTTCATTGATGGTTAACCCCATAAAGGTGTCTGTCATGAAGAACATGGTGCCAAAGAATACGAACGGTAATCCCGCTGCTACCCAGAAAGCGACACGCACGTTAAGGAAGACCGCTAACACGATGAAGACCAAAGCAATACCGGTAAGCGCGTTCTTCACCAACAGGCTCAAACGGTCTTTGATCATGGTACTTTTGTCGTACCAAGTTTCGATTTCGACATCGCTAGGCAGCATGTTGCTGTTTTCCCAGCGCTCTACCACTTTCTCTGCTTGCTCGACAATGCTGACGACGTCTCCGTATTCGTCCATCACGATCTGAATCGCCATCGCATTCTGTTGGTTGTAACGAGACAGCATGAAGGTGTCATCGGCAAACATGTCTTCGACGTTGGCAATATCACCCAATGTAATCTGAGTGCCATCAGTGGTCGTCATCACCGGAATTGCGTTGAAATCTTGGATCTCATACGCCTGCTCAGACACCTTTAAACGAACCGTTTTTTCGCCGTTGCGAAGGCTAGTAGAGATTGCAGCAGAAGACTCCGCATTGATCGCTTCTGAAACGTCAGTCAGAGTTAAGCCGTAAGCTTGGAGCTTATTTTCATCAACCTCAACTGAAATCATAGGATCAGCCTTAGCCTTGATTTCCAGATCGCGAATCGAAGACTGACTCAGTAAATCCGATTTAAGTTGCTCCGCTAAACTCTGTAGCGTTGCTCTGTCTGCATCCCCATCATCCCCATAAAGCTGTACCCATAAGGCGTGATCTTGCATGCGAGCCTTATCAATCACAGGGTTATCAGCGCCTGCAGGCAGGTTATTGATCGCATCAACCTTGGTTTTTACGTCGGCTAAAAGGGTATCAAGATCGTAAGTGCTCGTTTTCTCGATCGAAACATGGCTACCGTTCGCATCAGAAGTCGACGTGATGCGCTTAATGCCCGGCACGGTTTCTAACGCATCTTCAATCTTAATCGCGAGGCCTTCTTCCGCCTGAACAGGGTCGCCACTGTCATAGGTTACCGACACTGTTACTACATCAGGTTCAAGGCTTGGGAACGCCTCTTTACGCAATGAGTTCAGTGATAACAGACCAATGATAATCACGCCCACTAACAGTAAGTTCGCTGCCACCGAGTTATTTGCGAACCATGCGATTGCGCCAGTATGTGGCTTGCTTGGCGTCTGATTACTGTCCACTTGGTTATTAGGTTTCAACTCATGAGACATGACTAGCCCTCCGCCTTAGCCAAAACGACCATGCCCGATTTAAAGCTGCTTAACGGACGCTTAACCACTTGTACACTGTCATCAGTTTCCACGCCCAGTTTGGTAGGATCGATGTAAATTAAACCGCCCTTTTCAAACTCAACATCCGCGTTTGATTTAGAAAGCAGACCGTTGTCATCAACAAACCACAGCTCCCCCTGCTGCGAAAGTGCTGAAGCCGGAAGTTCCCACAATTGAGTTAATTGCTTGCCTGAAATCGTTGCTTGCACGAACGTGCCTGGATAAAGATCTTTCTCTTGCTCCAAAGGGTTGTCGACTTTCACGATCAATGAGCGCTGACGCGTGTCTTGTTGTAAGTGCTGCTCTACTCGTTCGACATAGCCTTGCCATTGGAATTGGCCATCAGAACTCGACAGAGTCACTGGCCATGGCTGATCTTTCAATTGCGTGTTATCACTACTTGGCAGGCTCAACCATTGGCTTTCAGAAAGAGGCACAGAAACTTCAACCTCATCGATGCTGTATAACGTAGCGATCTGTGCACCCGTTTGTGCGTAGCTTCCCGGTTGAACATCACGACTCACGACCAACGAATCAAAAGGGGCAACCAAGGTTGTTTTTTCGAGGTCTTGCTCAGCCTTGACCAATTCAAGCTTGGCATTCTCTAGAGCTGCTGTAACTTGCGCCAGTTGTGGCTCACGCAATACTAAAGGTGAATCAGGCTCACCAGACAAACCAGAGCGTTGCCATTCAGACTTCGCTTGTTCGCCTTGTCTTTGTTCTTCCAATAAATCCAGTTGAGCTTGAGCCACATTCGCCTTTGCTTGGGTTACCGCTTGTTGGTAACTGGTCGAATCGATATTGGCGATCACCTCACCTTGGCCAATCACCTGCCCAGTTTCAAACTGCGAGCTGATCGTTTCTACTCGGCCACCGACTTCCGTTGAAAACATCAATTCGTAACGCGACTTTGCTTCGCCATAACCCACAACTTCGGCTTGGTAGTCACCCAATGTTGCGAGCACCACAGACACTTGTTGCTGTTGTGATGCAGCCAAGGTCGTCGCTTCGATAGACTTCGTATCAATAGACATAGCTTGAGGCTCGGAAACCGTGAGTTCATTCGCCTTCTGAGGTGCGCTTACAACTTGAGAACCGTTGTAAGCGAGGGCTGCAAAGATGCTTGAACCAGCCACTAGAGTGATGGCAATTGTGATGGTATTCAGTTTCATGAAGATACTCCCAAGCCCAGAGCTAGGCCTAAATCAATTCGGTTTACGAGACGGTTATAAATGGTTTGTGTTAGCTGCGCTTCAAGGTCATAGGTTTGTTGCTGAACAGAAAGTAGATCAAAAATGTCGACCAAACCCTGACGGTATTTTTCTTCATAACTGGTAAAGCTGCGTTGTGCGCTCACCAAGGCGTTGGCTAGGTGTTGCTGTTGAAGTGTGAGTGACGACTCTTGTCCCATCGCGTTTTCCACTTCATTCACCGCACTAAGCAGTGTTTCTTGGTAAGCCCAGTAGCTAGTTTCTGTGGTTAGGTCTGCAATCTCAGCCTGCGCTTTAAGCTTGCCACCTTGAAACAGTGGTGCTGAAACTTGACCCAGTGCGCTCCACAAAGGCCCAGTAAGCAAGGCTTCACTCGGAGAGTCTGCCATGTCAGTTAGGCTCGCTGATAAGCTGATCGATGGCAGCATGGCTTTATATGCCGCATCTGCGCGCAATACTTCTGCTTCGATGTTAAAGAAAGCGGCTTGAAGATCTGGACGCCCTGCCAAATCTTGCGTTGGCATGTTGTCTAGTGGATTAATGATGGTTGGGAATGAACCGAGTTCAGCAAGCGATAGCTCATCAGATTCACCACTCCACTGCCCAGTTAATAGAACCAATTCACGTCGGCTTTGTGCAAGCTGCTCGCGATAGTCAGCTAAAG
This window harbors:
- a CDS encoding efflux RND transporter permease subunit codes for the protein MSHELKPNNQVDSNQTPSKPHTGAIAWFANNSVAANLLLVGVIIIGLLSLNSLRKEAFPSLEPDVVTVSVTYDSGDPVQAEEGLAIKIEDALETVPGIKRITSTSDANGSHVSIEKTSTYDLDTLLADVKTKVDAINNLPAGADNPVIDKARMQDHALWVQLYGDDGDADRATLQSLAEQLKSDLLSQSSIRDLEIKAKADPMISVEVDENKLQAYGLTLTDVSEAINAESSAAISTSLRNGEKTVRLKVSEQAYEIQDFNAIPVMTTTDGTQITLGDIANVEDMFADDTFMLSRYNQQNAMAIQIVMDEYGDVVSIVEQAEKVVERWENSNMLPSDVEIETWYDKSTMIKDRLSLLVKNALTGIALVFIVLAVFLNVRVAFWVAAGLPFVFFGTMFFMTDTFMGLTINEMTTFGFIMALGIVVDDAVVVGESIYSTRKEEGDSIGSTIRGTMKVASPTIFGVLTTVVAFLALANVEGKMGQIYAQFGTVVTICLLLSLVESKFILPSHLAHINTKRSEKKGLWARVQHAADTGLGWFNKRIYCPVIEWALKLRYAVVMVFLSLLILVAGLPMTGAVRVAFFPDMPGDTVTADMSMQNDASFGQTQQNLLVLEAAAKQTDETLRSQYGAQGEPSELLSLQVIADADDSGQVKIELDSDSVYTSNEFADAWQEAVGQMEGVKKLKILSKMEMVDNFKVELKAWNEESVTAAGNDFLTKLQFIEGVSGIDHNLDLGEPQYRFELTQQGRALGFDTASLSQQVLQAFGGDIVQQFQRGKDEVKVRVRYPESDRQTIADIKQSSVRTNDGTVVPLSSVAEVHSDYQVSEITRIDSQRAVYISAVLDKDVVAPAELVRQLQDTLVPDLEAQYPGLKVDFAGETEEQEETASSMMSMFVLAMIAIYTLLAIPLKSYIQPVIIMTAIPFGIVGAILGHWWNDLTISILSLNGILALSGVVVNDSLLLVSRFNELIKEKGKSVHDAIVEACSGRLRAVLLTSVTTFAGLTPLLSETSLQAQFLIPAAAALGYGILFATFITLILTPALLMIQCEIKSLILKVTNRVKGVEQTA
- a CDS encoding efflux RND transporter periplasmic adaptor subunit, translated to MKLNTITIAITLVAGSSIFAALAYNGSQVVSAPQKANELTVSEPQAMSIDTKSIEATTLAASQQQQVSVVLATLGDYQAEVVGYGEAKSRYELMFSTEVGGRVETISSQFETGQVIGQGEVIANIDSTSYQQAVTQAKANVAQAQLDLLEEQRQGEQAKSEWQRSGLSGEPDSPLVLREPQLAQVTAALENAKLELVKAEQDLEKTTLVAPFDSLVVSRDVQPGSYAQTGAQIATLYSIDEVEVSVPLSESQWLSLPSSDNTQLKDQPWPVTLSSSDGQFQWQGYVERVEQHLQQDTRQRSLIVKVDNPLEQEKDLYPGTFVQATISGKQLTQLWELPASALSQQGELWFVDDNGLLSKSNADVEFEKGGLIYIDPTKLGVETDDSVQVVKRPLSSFKSGMVVLAKAEG